Proteins co-encoded in one Corylus avellana chromosome ca9, CavTom2PMs-1.0 genomic window:
- the LOC132162347 gene encoding uncharacterized protein LOC132162347, protein MPPKSVDRFESLGCQFSSQFLTIRKRKENLAYLLSLVQGKTESLKDYMLGFNWEKLTIESPNKETVLSALMNGIRTEGPLMDELARRPTLATLWQFMNKVEEFINQEETIGALMKSKAEVGQGEASNSKVVLGSSGKKRKEEKSPKTSGKKVEQLCQQGQRLTSLNTSVTEVFMEIKRDPNFKWPKKMRTPLQRRSNQKFCIYHNDHNHLTKDCISLCHEIENFIKNSKLVRFLADERERSRNPQEPLWLEANHEGLKKGRDQRRIRDEPKRDRDENQHPRNQDVIGEIHTIS, encoded by the coding sequence ATGCCTCCCAAGTCCGTGGATAGGTTCGAATCCCTAGGATGCCAATTTTCGAGCCAATTTCTAACGATCCGGAAGAGGAAGGAGAACCTTGCCTACCTACTGTCCCTTGTGCAAGGGAAGACCGAGTCCTTGAAGGACTACATGCTGGGGTTCAACTGGGAGAAATTGACTATAGAAAGCCCAAATAAAGAAACGGTGCTTTCAGCTTTGATGAACGGGATTAGAACCGAAGGGCCACTAATGGACGAGCTAGCTCGGAGACCAACGTTGGCAACTCTTTGGCAGTTCATGAACAAAGTTGAGGAGTTCATCAACCAGGAGGAAACCATTGGGGCTCTGATGAAGTCCAAAGCAGAGGTTGGCCAAGGAGAGGCCAGCAACAGCAAGGTAGTACTGGGGAGCTCtgggaagaagaggaaggaggagAAAAGCCCGAAGACTTCGGGAAAGAAGGTGGAGCAACTATGCCAACAGGGTCAGAGACTGACTTCGCTGAATACTAGCGTTACCGAGGTATTCATGGAGATCAAGAGGGATCCTAACTTCAAATGGCCAAAAAAGATGAGGACTCCTCTGCAGAGACGCAGCAACCAAAAGTTCTGCATATACCATAATGACCACAATCATTTGACCAAGGATTGCATATCTCTATGCCATGAGATCGAGAATTTCATCAAGAACAGCAAGTTGGTGAGGTTCCTAGCCGATGAGAGGGAGAGGAGCAGAAATCCTCAGGAGCCTTTATGGTTAGAAGCCAACCATGAAGGCCTCAAAAAAGGACGCGACCAACGAAGAATACGCGACGAGCCGAAGAGAGATCGGGACGAAAACCAACATCCTCGAAATCAAGATGTGATTGGTGAAATCCATACAATTTCTTGA